The following DNA comes from Sinorhizobium mexicanum.
CGTCGGCGGTGGCAGCGGTCCAGAAGCCGGCCCAGGCACCGCTTTTCGGTTCGCCGCTTGACCAGCGCTACAACTTCGACAGTTTTGTCGAAGGTTCGTCGAACCGGGTGGCGCTCGCCGCCGCCCGCACGATCGCCGAGGCCGGTGCCGGCGCGGTGCGTTTCAATCCGCTCTTCATCCATTCGAGCGTCGGGCTCGGCAAGACGCATCTCCTGCAGGCGATCGCGATTGCAGCGCTCCAGAGCGCGCGGGCGCCACGCGTCGTCTACCTGACGGCCGAATACTTCATGTGGCGCTTCGCGACAGCGATCCGCGACAATGATGCCCTGTCTCTCAAGGAATCGCTGCGCAACATCGACCTTCTGGTGATCGATGACATGCAGTTCCTGCAGGGCAAGTCGATCCAGCACGAGTTCTGCCATCTACTGAACATGCTGCTCGACTCGGCCAAGCAAGTCGTCGTCGCTGCTGACCGCGCACCGTGGGAGCTGGAGTCCCTCGACAGCCGCGTTCGCTCGCGGCTGCAGGGCGGCGTCGCGATCGAGATGGAAGGTCCGGACTACGAGATGCGTCTGGAAATGCTGAAGCGGCGGCTCGAAGCCGCGCGCCAGGATGACGCATCGCTCGATATTCCGACCGATATCCTGTGTCATGTCGCGCGTAACGTCACGGCCAGCGGCCGCGAACTGGAGGGCGCCTTCAACCAGCTGCTCTTCCGCCGCTCCTTCGAGCCTCAGCTCTCGATCGAGCGCGTCGACGAACTGCTCGGTCACCTGGTCAACGCCGGTGAACCGCGGCGCGTGCGCATCGAAGACATCCAGCGCGTCGTCGCCAAGCACTACAACGTCTCGCGCCAGGAACTGGTTTCGAACCGCCGCACGCGCGTCATCGTCAAGCCGCGCCAGATCGCCATGTATCTGTCGAAGACCCTGACGCCGCGCTCCTTCCCGGAGATCGGCCGACGCTTCGGCGGTCGCGATCACACGACTGTCCTGCACGCGGTGCGCAAGATCGAGGAGATGATCGCGGCGGATACGAAGCTCAGCCATGAGATCGAACTCTTGAAGCGGCTGATCAACGAATAGCCATCCATGGATGGATAGGCTGTAGCTTACGAATTGGCCCGGTTTCGCCGGGCCTTTTTGTTGCGCGCATGCGGAGCGTAGGCTTTCTTGTCGCGCTGAAGCCGGATGCGGGCGCAAGGCCACGCGCATTTCCTCATTCGCCGGCGGGCCTATTTCGCAAACGACGGGACTTTTTTTCCGCCTCGCTTGTCGGCTATCACTTACTCCATCCGTCTTCAGATCAGCCGAGGAGTTTTCAATGCTTTATGCGGTGCTTTGCTACAATGATGAAAGTGTCACGAGTGCCTGGAGCAAGGAGGAGGACGACAAGGTCATGCGCGATCTTACCGCCGTCCAGCGCAAGTATGTCGAAGCCGGCAAGCTCGGGCCGGTCGCGCGCCTCTTGCCGACGACGGCGGCGACCACGCTGCGCCACGCCACGGGCGAGACAATCGTCATTGACGGCCCCTTCGCCGAAACCAAGGAGCAGCTGCTCGGTTTCTACCTGATCGATTGCGGATCGCTCGACGAGGTCCTCGACTTCGCTCGCGAGCTGAGTTCCGCCAATCCGAGCTCGGGCTCCTACGAGATCCGCCCCCTCGCTCTCTTTAAGCCCGGTGAGCTTCCCTCATGACAGACACTGCCTGGATCGACCTCGCTCTCGTTTCCGCCCGGCCACAGGCGATGGGCGCGCTTCTGCGCTATTTTCGCAATCTCGACCTGGCCGAGGAAGCCTTCCAGGAGGCCTGCCTCCGGGCACTGAAAACCTGGCCGAAGAGCGGCCCGCCGCGGGATCCCGCGGCCTGGCTGATATTCGTCGGCCGCAACAGCGGCATCGACAAGGTGCGGCGCCAAGCGCGCGAGACGGCGCTACCGCCCGAGGAAATACTTTCCGACCTCGAAGACCGGGAGAGCGAGCTCGCCGACCGCCTCGACGGCTCGCATTACCGCGACGACATTCTGCGGCTGCTGTTCGTCTGCAGCAATCCGACCCTGCCGGCGACGCAGCAGATCGCATTGGCGCTCCGGATCGTCTCCGGCCTCTCCGTCAGGCAGATCGCGCGCGCCTTTCTTGTCAGCGAAGCGGCGATGGAGCAGCGCATTACCCGGGCCAAGGCGCGCGTCGCGGCGGCGGGCATTCCCTTCGAAACGCCCGATGCCGCCGATCGCGCCGAACGGCTCGCGGCCGTCGCGACGATGATCTACCTCGTCTTCAACGAAGGCTATTCGGCGATGAATGGCCCCGAGGGCGTATCGGCAGATCTCTGCGACGAAGCGATCCGGCTCTCCCGGCTGCTTCTCAGGTTGTTTCCGGCCGAACCCGAAATCATGGGACTGGCCGCGCTGCTGTTGCTTCAGCATTCGCGTGCCAGGGCGCGCTTCGATGCTCACGGCGCCATCGTTCTGCT
Coding sequences within:
- the dnaA gene encoding chromosomal replication initiator protein DnaA, with the protein product MRHDALFERVSARLKAQVGPDVFASWFGRLKLHSISKSVVRLSVPTTFLKSWINNRYLDLITSLFQQEDGEILKVEILVRTATRGARPVAHEEAMPVAAETAPAAPARRPAAAQPIASVAASAVAAVQKPAQAPLFGSPLDQRYNFDSFVEGSSNRVALAAARTIAEAGAGAVRFNPLFIHSSVGLGKTHLLQAIAIAALQSARAPRVVYLTAEYFMWRFATAIRDNDALSLKESLRNIDLLVIDDMQFLQGKSIQHEFCHLLNMLLDSAKQVVVAADRAPWELESLDSRVRSRLQGGVAIEMEGPDYEMRLEMLKRRLEAARQDDASLDIPTDILCHVARNVTASGRELEGAFNQLLFRRSFEPQLSIERVDELLGHLVNAGEPRRVRIEDIQRVVAKHYNVSRQELVSNRRTRVIVKPRQIAMYLSKTLTPRSFPEIGRRFGGRDHTTVLHAVRKIEEMIAADTKLSHEIELLKRLINE
- a CDS encoding YciI family protein — translated: MLYAVLCYNDESVTSAWSKEEDDKVMRDLTAVQRKYVEAGKLGPVARLLPTTAATTLRHATGETIVIDGPFAETKEQLLGFYLIDCGSLDEVLDFARELSSANPSSGSYEIRPLALFKPGELPS
- a CDS encoding RNA polymerase sigma factor, with the translated sequence MTDTAWIDLALVSARPQAMGALLRYFRNLDLAEEAFQEACLRALKTWPKSGPPRDPAAWLIFVGRNSGIDKVRRQARETALPPEEILSDLEDRESELADRLDGSHYRDDILRLLFVCSNPTLPATQQIALALRIVSGLSVRQIARAFLVSEAAMEQRITRAKARVAAAGIPFETPDAADRAERLAAVATMIYLVFNEGYSAMNGPEGVSADLCDEAIRLSRLLLRLFPAEPEIMGLAALLLLQHSRARARFDAHGAIVLLEDQDRRLWNKGMITEALAMIDKAMRHRRPGPYQVQAAIAALHARAERPELTDWEEIDLLYQALERLQPSPVVTLNRAVAVSKREGPEAALALVEPLGERLSGYFYYHGLRGALLKQTGRVGEARIAFDRAIALATNAAEAAYIRMQLDHLAAEPGRPDLVAEKQ